A window from Actinomycetospora corticicola encodes these proteins:
- a CDS encoding SIR2 family NAD-dependent protein deacylase — protein sequence MVDSGADDIERARELIARAQRITVLTGAGVSTDSGIPDFRGPQGVWTLNPAAELIWNYENYVADPEVRRTAWQERVEHPMFRAVPGKAHAALVELERSGKLLALLTQNIDGLHQKAGSSSELVAELHGSNHGTVCLSCGTVTPMADALERVRAGDDDPTCERCGGILKATTIMFGEMLDSEVIMRARDAALACDLFLAVGTSLGVHPAAGLVGVAAQVGADVIIVNAEPTPYDDVASVVLRGGIGEVLPEVLRM from the coding sequence ATGGTGGATTCCGGGGCGGACGACATCGAGCGGGCCCGCGAGCTGATCGCCCGCGCGCAGCGGATCACGGTCCTCACGGGCGCCGGGGTGTCGACCGACTCCGGCATCCCCGACTTCCGCGGCCCGCAGGGCGTGTGGACGCTCAACCCCGCCGCCGAGCTGATCTGGAACTACGAGAACTACGTCGCCGACCCCGAGGTCCGGCGCACGGCGTGGCAGGAACGGGTCGAGCACCCGATGTTCCGCGCCGTGCCCGGGAAAGCCCACGCCGCGCTCGTCGAGCTCGAGCGCTCCGGGAAGCTGCTCGCCCTGCTGACGCAGAACATCGACGGACTGCACCAGAAGGCGGGCTCCTCGTCCGAGCTCGTCGCCGAGCTGCACGGGTCGAACCACGGGACGGTGTGCCTGAGCTGCGGGACGGTCACGCCGATGGCCGACGCCCTGGAGCGGGTGCGCGCCGGCGACGACGACCCGACCTGCGAGCGCTGCGGCGGCATCCTCAAGGCGACGACGATCATGTTCGGGGAGATGCTCGACTCCGAGGTCATCATGCGGGCCCGCGACGCCGCGCTCGCCTGCGACCTGTTCCTCGCCGTCGGCACCTCGCTCGGGGTGCACCCGGCGGCGGGGCTCGTCGGGGTCGCCGCCCAGGTCGGGGCCGACGTGATCATCGTGAACGCCGAGCCGACGCCGTACGACGACGTCGCCTCGGTGGTGCTCCGGGGCGGGATCGGCGAGGTGCTCCCCGAGGTGCTCCGCATGTGA
- a CDS encoding alpha/beta fold hydrolase: MTRIVLVHGAGSGAAYWWRVLPLLPDAVAVDLPPDAATWEECVEVVHEAADDGAVLVGQSMGAFVVALAAASFPTSGVVLLAPMVPAPGETAGAWWENTGHAEAAAAGARAQGLDPAVVVPGPEFDVDVTFLHDVPPEVLPEQLDPSWPPGALFDAPYPLEAWPDVPTRVLAARDDRLFPLPFVQRLARERLGVEAEVLPGGHVVALAQPAAVATALRA, from the coding sequence GTGACCCGGATCGTCCTCGTGCACGGCGCCGGCAGCGGCGCGGCGTACTGGTGGCGGGTGCTCCCGCTGCTGCCCGACGCGGTCGCGGTCGACCTCCCGCCCGACGCCGCGACCTGGGAGGAGTGCGTGGAGGTCGTGCACGAGGCCGCCGATGACGGAGCGGTGCTCGTCGGGCAGTCGATGGGCGCCTTCGTCGTCGCCCTCGCAGCCGCTTCCTTCCCGACGTCGGGTGTGGTGCTGCTGGCGCCGATGGTCCCGGCGCCGGGGGAGACCGCCGGGGCGTGGTGGGAGAACACCGGGCACGCCGAGGCGGCCGCCGCCGGCGCCCGGGCGCAGGGGCTCGACCCCGCCGTCGTCGTGCCTGGGCCGGAGTTCGACGTGGACGTGACCTTCCTGCACGACGTGCCGCCCGAGGTGCTCCCGGAGCAGCTCGACCCGTCGTGGCCGCCGGGCGCCCTGTTCGACGCGCCGTACCCGCTCGAGGCGTGGCCCGACGTCCCCACCCGGGTCCTCGCCGCCCGGGACGACCGGCTCTTCCCGCTGCCGTTCGTGCAGCGGCTGGCCCGGGAACGGCTCGGCGTCGAGGCGGAGGTGCTCCCGGGTGGGCACGTCGTCGCCCTCGCGCAGCCGGCCGCCGTCGCCACCGCCCTGAGGGCGTGA
- a CDS encoding molybdopterin cofactor-binding domain-containing protein, translated as MPGSILGTAVRRVEDPELIRGHATYVDNIVPPGALHVVFVRSPLAHARLEGVSVDKAREAPGVVAVLTADDLVDLPDHRPFMVLNDACARPLLARGKVRFVGDMVAAIVATTTAEAVDAAELVEVDYDRLEAVVDPEAALAADAPLQFEELGSNLAAGMRDAEEVDPLADADVVVRARIVNQRLAVAPMEGNSVTAEPASGDYDATIHVSTQMPHGLRDQVAKQWGWDPERVRVIAPHVGGGFGGKAGLAPEHAVVIELARRLGRPVTWTETRSENLTAMPHGRGQVQYAELGLRRDGTIVGLRARVVGDAGAYAGFGGALALGPTRNMAQGVYRIPAISYGAAAALTTTTPVGAFRGAGRPEAAAMLERIMDLAALELDVDPAELRRRNFLAPDQFPYTTVTGSLYDSGDYAKPLDEALRLAGYDELRAEQARRRERGDRVVLGIGLGVYVEVTAGGAAQEYGKVSVDDDGGATVAVGTSGHGQGHATSFAMIVADRLGIPMERIRFVQSDTAAVPHGGGTGGSRSLQLAGSSVLVAADTVLSRAREVVASVFEAAPEDIAVLDDGSVGVAGVPGRSMTWTEVAAAAHEQGVSLAEARDESQPGATYPFGAHVSVVEVDLDTGRVTPTRHIAVDDCGRVLNPTLVAGQQHGGLVQGISQALWEGFSYDADGNPVTGSFAAYLLPTAAELPTFEAASTETPTPYNPLGAKGIGEAATIGSTPAVQNAVVDALAHLGVRHVDMPLTPDRVWHAIRDAEAGTLADPWSEPPAVFATLPVRGASADPEAA; from the coding sequence GTGCCAGGATCGATTCTCGGAACTGCCGTCCGCCGCGTCGAGGACCCGGAGCTGATCCGCGGTCACGCCACGTACGTCGACAACATCGTTCCCCCGGGTGCCCTGCACGTCGTGTTCGTCCGCTCGCCGCTGGCGCACGCGCGGCTGGAGGGCGTGAGCGTCGACAAGGCCCGCGAGGCTCCCGGCGTCGTGGCGGTGCTGACCGCCGACGACCTCGTCGACCTGCCCGACCATCGGCCGTTCATGGTCCTCAACGACGCCTGCGCCCGGCCGCTGCTCGCACGCGGGAAGGTGCGCTTCGTCGGCGACATGGTGGCCGCGATCGTCGCGACGACCACGGCCGAGGCGGTCGACGCCGCCGAGCTGGTCGAGGTGGACTACGACCGGCTCGAGGCCGTCGTCGACCCCGAGGCCGCGCTCGCCGCCGACGCCCCGCTGCAGTTCGAGGAGCTCGGCTCCAACCTCGCGGCCGGGATGCGCGACGCCGAGGAGGTCGACCCGCTGGCCGACGCCGACGTCGTGGTGCGCGCCCGCATCGTCAACCAGCGCCTCGCCGTCGCGCCCATGGAGGGCAACTCGGTGACCGCCGAGCCCGCCTCGGGCGACTACGACGCCACCATCCACGTCTCCACCCAGATGCCGCACGGGCTGCGCGACCAGGTCGCGAAGCAGTGGGGCTGGGACCCCGAGCGCGTCCGCGTGATCGCCCCGCACGTCGGCGGCGGCTTCGGCGGTAAGGCCGGCCTCGCGCCGGAGCACGCCGTGGTCATCGAGCTGGCCCGCCGGCTCGGGCGGCCGGTCACCTGGACCGAGACCCGCAGCGAGAACCTCACCGCGATGCCGCACGGTCGCGGTCAGGTGCAGTACGCGGAGCTCGGGCTGCGGCGCGACGGGACCATCGTCGGCCTGCGCGCCCGGGTCGTCGGCGACGCCGGGGCCTACGCCGGGTTCGGCGGCGCCCTCGCGCTCGGCCCGACCCGCAACATGGCCCAGGGCGTCTACCGCATCCCCGCCATCTCCTACGGCGCCGCGGCCGCCCTCACCACGACGACGCCGGTGGGCGCCTTCCGCGGGGCGGGTCGCCCCGAGGCCGCGGCCATGCTCGAGCGGATCATGGACCTCGCCGCGCTCGAGCTCGACGTCGACCCCGCCGAGCTGCGCCGCCGGAACTTCCTCGCCCCCGACCAGTTCCCGTACACCACCGTCACCGGCTCGCTCTACGACTCCGGCGACTACGCCAAGCCCCTCGACGAGGCGCTGCGTCTCGCTGGGTACGACGAGCTCCGGGCCGAGCAGGCCCGTCGTCGGGAACGGGGCGACCGCGTGGTGCTCGGCATCGGCCTCGGGGTCTACGTCGAGGTCACCGCGGGGGGCGCGGCGCAGGAGTACGGGAAGGTCAGCGTCGACGACGACGGCGGGGCGACCGTCGCGGTGGGCACGTCGGGGCACGGGCAGGGGCACGCGACGTCGTTCGCGATGATCGTCGCCGACCGGCTCGGCATCCCGATGGAGCGCATCCGCTTCGTCCAGTCCGACACCGCGGCCGTCCCGCACGGCGGCGGCACGGGCGGCTCGCGGTCGCTGCAGCTCGCCGGGTCGAGCGTGCTCGTCGCCGCCGACACGGTCCTCTCCCGCGCGCGCGAGGTGGTCGCGTCGGTCTTCGAGGCCGCTCCGGAGGACATCGCGGTTCTCGACGACGGGTCGGTCGGCGTGGCAGGCGTCCCCGGCCGGTCGATGACGTGGACCGAGGTCGCCGCCGCCGCGCACGAGCAGGGCGTGTCGCTGGCCGAGGCGCGCGACGAGTCGCAGCCGGGCGCGACCTACCCGTTCGGCGCGCACGTCAGCGTCGTCGAGGTCGACCTGGACACGGGGCGGGTCACGCCCACCCGGCACATCGCGGTCGACGACTGCGGGCGCGTGCTCAACCCGACCCTGGTCGCCGGTCAGCAGCACGGCGGGCTGGTGCAGGGCATCTCGCAGGCGCTGTGGGAGGGCTTCTCCTACGACGCCGACGGCAACCCGGTGACGGGCTCGTTCGCCGCCTACCTGCTCCCGACCGCCGCGGAGCTGCCCACCTTCGAGGCCGCCTCCACCGAGACCCCGACCCCCTACAACCCGCTCGGCGCGAAGGGGATCGGCGAGGCGGCGACGATCGGGTCGACGCCGGCCGTGCAGAACGCGGTGGTCGACGCGCTCGCGCACCTCGGCGTCCGGCACGTCGACATGCCGCTCACCCCGGACCGGGTCTGGCACGCGATCCGCGACGCCGAGGCCGGGACGCTCGCCGACCCGTGGTCGGAGCCGCCGGCGGTGTTCGCCACCCTCCCGGTCCGCGGCGCCTCGGCCGACCCGGAGGCGGCGTAG
- a CDS encoding transposase, whose translation MDRDTGFLLPPDVRDWLPEGHLAWTVIDAVEMLDLTALISTYRLGGRGRRAYDPAMMLALLIYAYAVGLTSSRGIERACGHDVAFRVITANQVPDHDTIAAFRVRHREVFKDLFIEVLKVCAAAGLGRVGTISVDGSKIAANASSRRNRTAAGIAKAQAELGEPEPDDRGLAGVVEDRLERAESSDAAEDAEHGPGRRGDEPPEDMNDPTARRARLARAAAKVAEQNAARAAEAAAQQQRYETKLAARNAHHATHGRFPKGRPPKAPATATESTPAESTPAGDKPVRANTTDPDSRPLRTAQGFLQGFNSQAVVGDDQVVIAVEVVDQANDAGLLAPMTAAALDNLARAGIDAPVETVLADTGYFTAGDITALDDVHQQGRGPRPLVAPTRDALRDPEQQQPPRQESRVRRRMRERLAEPEARERYRRRKVTVEPVFGQIKNRIADRFRVRGLVAVRAELTLISTAHNLLKLHTATT comes from the coding sequence GTGGATCGTGACACCGGGTTCCTGCTGCCCCCGGATGTGCGGGACTGGCTGCCCGAGGGGCATCTGGCCTGGACGGTGATCGACGCGGTCGAGATGTTGGATCTGACCGCGTTGATCTCCACCTACCGGCTGGGGGGTCGCGGCCGGCGGGCCTACGACCCGGCGATGATGCTCGCGTTGTTGATCTACGCGTATGCGGTGGGTCTGACGTCCTCACGCGGGATCGAACGCGCCTGCGGCCACGACGTGGCGTTCCGGGTGATCACCGCCAACCAGGTCCCTGATCACGACACCATCGCCGCGTTCCGGGTCCGGCACCGCGAGGTGTTCAAGGACCTGTTCATCGAGGTCCTCAAGGTCTGCGCGGCCGCGGGGCTGGGGCGGGTCGGGACGATCTCGGTCGATGGCAGCAAGATCGCCGCGAACGCCTCGTCGCGGCGCAACCGCACCGCGGCGGGGATCGCCAAAGCCCAGGCCGAACTGGGTGAGCCGGAGCCCGATGACCGGGGTCTGGCGGGGGTGGTCGAGGACCGCCTGGAACGGGCCGAGTCCAGCGACGCCGCCGAGGACGCCGAGCACGGGCCGGGACGACGGGGCGACGAGCCGCCCGAGGACATGAACGACCCGACCGCGCGGCGGGCCCGGCTGGCCCGGGCCGCGGCGAAGGTCGCCGAGCAGAACGCCGCCCGGGCGGCGGAAGCGGCCGCCCAGCAGCAACGCTACGAGACCAAGCTCGCGGCCCGGAACGCCCACCACGCCACCCACGGGCGCTTCCCGAAAGGCCGGCCCCCGAAGGCACCGGCCACCGCGACCGAGAGCACCCCGGCCGAGAGCACCCCGGCCGGGGACAAGCCGGTGCGGGCGAACACCACCGACCCCGACTCCCGGCCGTTGCGGACCGCGCAGGGGTTCCTGCAGGGCTTCAACTCCCAGGCCGTGGTCGGCGACGACCAGGTCGTGATCGCGGTCGAGGTCGTCGACCAGGCCAACGACGCCGGTCTGCTCGCCCCGATGACCGCCGCCGCGCTGGACAACCTCGCCCGCGCCGGGATCGACGCCCCGGTCGAGACCGTGCTCGCTGACACCGGCTACTTCACCGCCGGAGACATCACCGCCCTCGATGACGTCCACCAGCAGGGGCGGGGCCCCCGACCGCTGGTCGCGCCCACACGTGATGCGCTGCGCGACCCCGAGCAGCAACAACCACCCCGGCAGGAGTCGCGGGTGCGCCGCCGGATGCGCGAACGGCTCGCCGAGCCCGAGGCGCGCGAGCGCTACCGACGTCGCAAAGTCACCGTCGAACCGGTCTTCGGGCAGATCAAGAACCGGATCGCCGACCGGTTCCGGGTTCGGGGTCTCGTCGCGGTCCGCGCCGAGCTCACCCTGATCTCCACCGCCCACAACCTGCTCAAGCTCCACACCGCAACCACCTGA
- a CDS encoding YihY/virulence factor BrkB family protein, translating into MTRFGAVRRRVADSAPVVRLVRTVGRYRDRDGNHHAAALTFFTLLALVPLLMLAVAATGFVLAADGVVLAQLDAALAVALPVGASGAVGGVVHTVVAERGRLGILALAIALFSGWSWIAHVRDSVTVMLGQPRPRGRLWRTVLSDVVTLLGIGVAMVLSFASAALTGRIGTRVLETLGLGGTPVARIVLTAGSLVIGLVANWVVVGWCLAKLPRARRPVREVLVPAAVGALGLAALQQLGGLYLRLLTHSPAVATLGALVGLLLFVYTLMRWLLLVTVWSATSATDAEVTTTGGLRRAGGTLAVGASAGLAAKVLRM; encoded by the coding sequence ATGACGCGGTTCGGAGCGGTACGACGACGGGTCGCGGACTCCGCACCCGTCGTCCGGCTGGTCCGTACGGTCGGGCGCTACCGCGACCGGGACGGCAACCACCACGCCGCCGCGCTCACGTTCTTCACCCTGCTCGCCCTCGTGCCGCTGCTGATGCTCGCCGTGGCGGCGACCGGGTTCGTGCTCGCGGCGGACGGCGTGGTGCTCGCCCAGCTCGACGCCGCGCTCGCCGTCGCCCTGCCGGTGGGGGCGTCCGGTGCGGTCGGCGGGGTGGTGCACACCGTGGTGGCCGAGCGGGGCCGGCTCGGGATCCTCGCGCTCGCGATCGCCCTGTTCTCCGGCTGGAGCTGGATCGCCCACGTCCGCGACTCGGTGACGGTGATGCTCGGCCAGCCCCGCCCGCGCGGTCGGCTGTGGCGCACGGTCCTCTCCGACGTCGTGACCCTGCTCGGCATCGGGGTCGCGATGGTGCTGTCGTTCGCCTCCGCGGCCCTCACCGGCCGGATCGGGACGCGCGTGCTCGAGACGCTCGGGCTCGGCGGCACGCCGGTCGCCCGGATCGTGCTCACGGCCGGGTCGCTGGTGATCGGGCTGGTGGCGAACTGGGTGGTGGTCGGCTGGTGCCTCGCCAAGCTCCCGCGGGCCCGGCGTCCGGTGCGGGAGGTGCTGGTGCCCGCCGCGGTCGGGGCGCTGGGCCTCGCCGCGCTGCAGCAGCTCGGCGGCCTGTACCTGCGGCTGCTGACGCACTCACCCGCCGTCGCGACCCTCGGCGCCCTCGTCGGGCTGCTCCTGTTCGTCTACACGCTGATGCGCTGGCTGCTGCTGGTCACGGTGTGGAGCGCGACCTCGGCGACCGACGCGGAGGTCACGACGACGGGTGGCCTGCGCCGGGCGGGAGGGACGCTGGCCGTCGGCGCGTCGGCGGGGCTGGCCGCGAAGGTGCTGCGAATGTGA
- a CDS encoding aldo/keto reductase, producing MRPGGTAKLGEREVARVGYGAMQLREEGPDDGPVAVLRRARELGVDHLDTAEFYGDGVVNRRIRAALGPDDDVVVATKVGAEPASGVIDLRLAQRPEQLRAQVEANLRSLGAERLDVVNLRRADAPPGLVAEGDQVVDLDDQLAVLTALRDAGTIGAIGLSQVSADQLRRALPVGIVCVQNAYSLVDRSSEPVLDLCREHGIAWVPYFPLGSGFAGQTHVTTLPSVRSVADRIGATPSQVGLAWVLSRSPGSMVIPGTRSVGHLEENVGAGSVSLSAEDLATLDA from the coding sequence ATGCGTCCCGGAGGAACCGCGAAGCTGGGGGAGCGCGAGGTCGCGCGCGTGGGGTACGGCGCGATGCAGCTGCGGGAGGAGGGGCCCGACGACGGTCCGGTCGCCGTCCTGCGCCGCGCCCGGGAGCTCGGGGTCGACCACCTCGACACCGCCGAGTTCTACGGCGACGGCGTCGTGAACCGGCGCATCCGGGCGGCGCTCGGGCCGGACGACGACGTCGTGGTCGCCACCAAGGTCGGCGCGGAGCCGGCGAGCGGCGTGATCGACCTGCGCCTCGCCCAGCGCCCGGAGCAGCTGCGCGCCCAGGTCGAGGCGAACCTGCGCTCGCTCGGCGCGGAGCGGCTCGACGTCGTGAACCTCCGCCGCGCCGATGCCCCGCCCGGGCTCGTCGCCGAGGGCGACCAGGTCGTCGACCTCGACGACCAGCTCGCCGTCCTGACCGCCCTGCGCGACGCGGGCACCATCGGCGCGATCGGGCTCTCGCAGGTGTCGGCGGACCAGCTGCGCCGGGCTCTCCCGGTCGGCATCGTCTGCGTGCAGAACGCGTACTCGCTGGTCGACCGGTCGTCCGAGCCCGTGCTCGACCTCTGCCGCGAGCACGGGATCGCCTGGGTGCCCTACTTCCCGCTCGGCAGCGGGTTCGCCGGTCAGACCCACGTGACGACGCTCCCGTCCGTGCGGTCCGTGGCGGACCGGATCGGGGCGACGCCGTCGCAGGTCGGGCTCGCCTGGGTCCTCTCGCGGTCGCCCGGGTCGATGGTCATCCCCGGGACGCGGTCCGTGGGGCACCTCGAGGAGAACGTCGGCGCCGGGTCGGTGTCGCTCTCGGCGGAGGACCTCGCGACACTCGACGCGTGA
- a CDS encoding TetR/AcrR family transcriptional regulator has protein sequence MPRADAARNRARLLEAAAAAFLAGGDPTLEKIARDAGVGIGTLYRHFPTREALVEAVYRTELESLCRDVDPGPHAATAFRAWLDRYAEFVLTKRGMADTFRAMVADGSLASLRTRESVDAAVGTFLTAGAADGSLRPGVEADDVVTLLVGAFVTLQGADDRARTARLMDLVCSACEH, from the coding sequence ATGCCCCGCGCCGATGCCGCCCGCAACCGCGCCCGCCTCCTCGAGGCGGCGGCCGCCGCGTTCCTCGCCGGGGGCGACCCGACGTTGGAGAAGATCGCGCGCGACGCCGGCGTCGGGATCGGGACGCTCTACCGGCACTTCCCCACCCGCGAGGCGCTCGTCGAGGCCGTCTACCGCACGGAGCTCGAGTCGCTGTGCCGCGACGTCGACCCCGGCCCGCACGCCGCCACCGCGTTCCGCGCCTGGCTCGACCGCTACGCCGAGTTCGTCCTCACCAAGCGCGGCATGGCCGACACCTTCCGCGCGATGGTCGCCGACGGCTCGCTCGCCTCGCTGCGCACGCGCGAGTCCGTCGACGCGGCGGTCGGCACCTTCCTGACGGCGGGTGCGGCCGACGGCTCGCTCCGTCCCGGGGTCGAGGCGGACGACGTCGTGACGCTGCTGGTCGGCGCGTTCGTCACGCTGCAGGGCGCCGACGACCGCGCCCGGACGGCGCGATTAATGGACCTGGTGTGCTCCGCATGTGAGCACTAA